The Toxotes jaculatrix isolate fToxJac2 chromosome 17, fToxJac2.pri, whole genome shotgun sequence genomic interval gtgtgtttcCCTTTTGTGATACATACACAGCGTcccataaaaaaagaaaaccgtCATGCAGCTGCTGGTCTGCATGCGACCCACCACTTTCTCTCGCAATCACACAATGAAGCTAAAACATCACATTTGAGTTTTTCTCGTCAAAGAAGCTGGAATTAACTGACAATTTGAtagtaaaaatgttaaatttacaCATAAAACAGAGACTCCTCAGACTGTCTGTAGCCTCTTGTGTCTGTACTACAACAAACACTCCGtccatgaccaaaaaaaaaaaaattaaattaaaataaaaatttgtgaGAAAGCCGTTCGGTCTCACACTAGAGATCATCATGATTGTGGAAGGAAGAAGTTACTCTGTAcagtatacatacatatacacacacaagctctgCTGTGAGCAGgcacagtgaaagagaaacacTCGCAAGATCCATGTGTCCCGATAGAAGAGGGAGCAGCCACCTTGGATTTCAATGCATCAACATTAACGTTTTAATGGAGCAGAGACGGGGATGTCAGGGCAAGGCTGCGCTCAAGAGCATCCATCTGGCAGATCTTGATATGCGAATCACACAACACACTCTCTGTATCCATTTCAGACTCCGCTGCACTCCTGAGAGAGAAGTGACTCCCCCCCCGATTTCACGTTTTTCTGATTTTTTACAATTATTGCTCAGGTATAATTAATTACTGAGGAGCAAacgaagtaaaaaaaaaaaaaaggcttgttcAAAATTGTCACAAAATCAGTAATATGTCTGTCCTCCTGAGCCGATGGTCCCTGCATGAGTTCGTCCAGTTAATGGCCTCTATAAAGTCaaaccattcattcattcattcagagcGGCTGAAATAACCCTCCACCTGTAAATAAGCTTAGTAACACTCTTTACTCATAGTCACTTAAGACAGTCCAATACAGACTTTTCCTGCAATTTCCATTTATAATTATTCTCCatgtaaaacagaagaaaaataaacacatcaggAAACTGataaggtaaaataaaaagggaCAAATCTTGTGATACCTGGAGGCTAGTTGCGTCTTGTCCTTACCAAAGGCTCACGTTTTAGCTGATCATAAATATCAGCACGTGGTTTTATATGAAAACACCCTGTTAGTATCCATCCTAACTCGGCTTCCATCATCAGGCCAGGAAACAGCTTGTTGCAACCGATTTTTCTAACAGGATAAACCTCCACAAACTCAACCAAAGTAAAAATTGTTGATGCATCTGGCTGGTTAATCAGGCTGATCCCTCATCCTGCTTCACAGTTGGCCGCCAGGAAAATAAGAAAGGAACGTCCTCTACAAACTGTAATGTCCTTACGGCGCCATTTCTTCGGGGGTCTGTTTCAAACTTCCTAATATGGCACTTGAAAAATCAGTTCAAATCAGTCTGGATCGTTGCTAAGAGATCTGtacaattatatatatatataaaaaacactTTGCTTTCTTGATATCATAAGCCTAATCAAGATCATCTAAATCTCACTGTGCAACTGCCATCTAGCAAAACATCACTGAAATCAGGGTTAGTTCTTCGACTTTGGACAAGCACGATAATGCAACACTGAAAACTCCACAGTGATCTAAATAAACTATCTGTCCTCTGGCCTCTCAGAAAAAGATCAACATATCTGGTGGCATAAATGGAAACATACAGTGGCTGTACCATGTTTCGTcgtcagtagaaaaaaaaatgcctcgGTTGTCCCTGCAACAACTCTGATTTCCTTAACATCATTCACTCCCTGTTTCAACTTGGGTTTCGAGTCATACGATGTCCCCGCAATGAGCACCAGTCTGGTCCACGAGGTTCATCAGCAGACAAGCAATAAGACATTTAAATCCACAATGTTTGAagtctctgtttctgcttctttcccCTGTACACCTGTCTTAAATCCGTCCTGAACCGTGGGTCTAATGGTGGTGACCGACAGACAGCACCAGAGGAATGAGGCAGCCCAGCACCAGAGCTCCCACCTCCACCTTGCTCAGTCCTTTGCCCCCGTTCCCTCCTGCGGGAGCGTGGCTGTGGCCGCCACCCCCGACCTCAGGCAGGACGTGGACGGTGGCCACGTAGAGGAAAGTGCCAGCGGAGAAGAGCATGGCGACACCGGTGGCGTTGATGTCTGAAAGGGCCTCTTTGCTGCTCTGAgggtaaaagaaacaaaaacaatgtgaggCAAAGTGTCTGGATAAAAGAAATAGTTTCACCAAGAAACATTTCCTTTCAGATGGATCCAGTGTTGATAAAATGCATCTGTTgtaccatttcattttttttttatagctaaTGAAATTTAATCTTATCTCTTGTAAATGGCTTTTGCAGAGAATCCTTTAGTCTTCCCAGCTGTACTGGTTTTCCAAGACATAACTCTGATTCGATGGAGCTTGTTCTGTTTCTTTGGTTAAAAACAGTCTAAGAAGATGACAGCTGGTTTGTCTCAGGCTGGGTAACTTTTCAAACTTTAAGATAAGTGAAAGGAAACACTCCTCCAGCCTCTGGGAGACAGTTGCATTTGGTTTGGTCtgagaaaatttaaaaaaaaataaaagtttcataAAATCATGTCTATTTcataatacaaatacaaaaacccagttttaaaatatataaatttacTATTTCtgttatatatattataatatttacCTGACTGAGGCCTAAAAATGTGAGCATGGCAAGAACAGGCGCTGCCAGGGCGAAGACCAGGAGATGTTTGCGGATGCGGTTCCTCTCAAGACCAGCATGCATCAGGAAAGATACCAGGCCAAACGCTGCTGGGGCCTgtaaacaacagagagaaagaggccaCACTGTTTTGTACATAAGTTTGTTTATATGTATCCCATAAATCTGAAGTATGAAAAAGGATATTGAAAAACAATTATTTCCTGTACATGATATGAACCATTAGTACCTTATGAAGCATGATAGCTACAAAGACAATGAGCTGAACACTGGTTTGAGAGGTAGAGGCAGCAGCTCCAAGTGCAACTCCATCAGctggagacaaagacaaagtgaaTGAGATAAGTATAATGTTAGATCATTAgaacaacaacagtaaaaagTCCTGATTatatcattacaaaaaaattgCTGTTACTGCTTCGACACACACTAAGCTCAGTTCCAAATGAGATTCACTAATATTTCAACAAGTAACAGAAAATCTCAGTAACTGTTAAGACAATGTCAAACACATTTGTCTGATCACACCTATACTGTCCATTTTGTAGAAGTAAAtctacataaataatagaagTCTAGTACCATcaagagacatgagacaaaCGTACCTGCAGCATGGACCACAAGACCCAGGGTGGTGGTGATTTTCGAAGAGGTGACTCTTGCTGACTCTGGATCTAAAacagattataaaaaaaaaaacagtcagaaaaattCTGCAATGAGCCTTTTCTTCTATCTGTTtgagaaaaatatataaaagcaaaaaccaAGCAATAATCTGCTTCTGAACTGTAGAACCAAGTGATAATTAAAGATCAGCATCTCCACACTGAGTAAGAACTGTGTGGTGTCACATGTTGGCAGACTTTGTAAACAGTTTGCGGAGCATTAGCTGCTCAAATAAACGCTCTGAAAAACTGTTCAGTGTTGAGCGTGGGTGCATCTGGGAAAACAGAATTTGTAGCTGAGCCATCTGGGGGTGTTTTGGGTGTAATTCAACAAAATAATTATCTGCTGGAGAATGTTTGCACTTGATGACACTGATCACCAAGCCCCATTTTCCCAAACTAAGTCTTCATAAAGACAGTCTGGACCTGCGTACTGTTGATTTCTAAGAAACGTGTCCTTTGAATGCTTTAATTTGTATTTGCTGTCCCTTGTCATACTGACCTTCAGTGTTATGCACATGAGAACTGCCTATCTGGTCCACCAGGAGCATAAAAACAAAGCCCAGGACCAGAGACACTCCGATGCAGGCATGAAGCTGCTCATGACTGTGTTCATGTTTCCCACTGGCACCAAGGGCAGCGTCTGCTTCAACCTTTGGCTCGGATGCCTCCACGCCTCCAACCTGCCCATGACTGTGGTGtccacctgcagacacacaagtgaggagagaacagaaagaggCAGATAGACTTAAATACCCTAATGTTTCAATAACAGTGATTCAGATTGTGATCTGTGACACTGCTTAGTACAGAGACTGTCACAAGCACATATATCATCCCTCTTAAACACAGTCAACATATAAGTGATCACAAAACAAACGTCTGTGTTTGACAAAGTTTGTTACGTAACAGGAACAGATGTCAACAGTATGAACTTTACCTCTCATCGAACTTCGCTCTGTTTGTATACGACTCAAACTGTTACGATCTCAGGCAAACGTGTGCATTATATatctcaccaagcactttataaGGAACACCACAGTAATACTGGATAGGGCCTCTCCTTGTTTGACTCAGTTCTTCTTGACATGGATTCTACAAGATGGTGGAAACATGCCTTCTGAGCTTCAGGTCCATGTTGCTGTGACTgaatcacatcatttctgcagatttgtcagcggCACATTCATGCACTGAAGCTCCTGAATCGGAATAACTGAACAGGCTGCCTACAAGAGCACCATTCAGTATTATTGTGGCATTATTGTGAATCAGATGAACAGATCTTCAAGGGAAAAAATAATCTACAGGTTTTCAAACTGAAATCAGGACACTAGTACACTCTAGTGATACTAAAACTGTCTTTTGTCAAATTATTCTGGAGAAGAGACAAATTCTGGGCATTTCTACACTGGAGCGCTCTACCTTCAAGGATTTCTTCATAAAGTGCATGGACCCCTTCAGGAATGATAACAGCAAGTGCGGTCCCACAAAGCAGCCCTGCTCCCAGCACAGTGATCAGCTTCAGCTTTTCctggagaaacaaaaaaagagtcaCAAACAAATCATTAGCACAAGGCagtctcattgttttttttttttttatgtcgaCTGATAACATTATCTGTGCTTCTGACTGAAGGCACTGACAGATGAACTTTTACCTCTCCTAAAACTGGGAATGTGTTGGCTATTGATAAAGTTAGCTTCACAGTGCATGCTATCGGGAAGCACTTTTACCAAACTTTGCATGTTAAGAAACTTACCTCTGAAAAGTTGACTGCTAAAGGTATCGTCCCGGCTACATAACATCCCACCAACATCGCAAGGGACAGCAAACTGATCGAGCTAAAATCGTCCATGACTGCACTTTTCTCTTAGGCTAATCTCCTGCTAAGATACACCATCAAAAACAACCTCCACCAACACTTTTAACACGGACTTTTATTCGTGCTCGTCCAGTTAAACAGCATGCCCCGGACAGTAGCTGTTAGTCAACGATAGCTATTAGTTTTGTTCAGCCAGCCACCAAACATCCACGTTAACCAAACAGAGACGTTACAGCCGCTGGCCTCGACACCgttagctaagctaagctaactagcttcGGTATTTGTCCGGTTCTTAAATTTCGCAAATAAAGAAGCCTGACGCGTTAACCCTCACTTGCAAACTACCGACAACCCGCATCGTTTCTTCAAGATTAAGTTGTCAAAAACAATATTGCAACTTCCCGACGTGGATAGCAGCTAACAAAGTGGCTAACGAAACATCTTCTTGTTTGGTGCCGATATGAAAAGTGTTTCCGGGTCACGGTTCATCTCCTCAACCTGCTGCCACGTCTCTGCGAGAAacgctggaggaggaggaggaggaggaccaggAGGTGCCTGCGTGTTCATcatcacgtgtgtgtgtgtgtgagactgattGTGTTTGGAGAAACCGTAGCCATTATCATTACATTACGCCTTTAAAACGAACTGGCACAGATACGATTCCTCACAGCTCATGGGAAGCACTTGCACAACAAAGGCGACCATGCACACTGTACACATGCTATAAATAGatatatatttaaaagaaaagcttagaaatgttcatttatcGCTGATCATATACACCCTCAATTTacacaactttatttaataaagtaaataagttttatattacaaaaaaaattataaaaatctGTATAATTCAAAAGGAGCCTGTGGCAGTTAAAGTTAATCATTTTAAGGCAgttgtcaacaaaaaaaaaacattttaaatagcTTTTAAAACCagtcaaataaagacaaataaaataagtaGACAACATattaaaagaaagacaaaacactttATAAAAAAGCATATTTATTAGTTCACACAACGGAGCAGTGCCTCCACATGACAACAGTAAATCAAAGCAGAATGTGTCCAACTTACTGGAGAATAGATGGGAGAAATGCAACTGTCTTCTGCCTCAGCAGCAtcaacaaaggaaaaaatacaacCAAAGTTTTAtcatgcagtgtgtttgtgcaaaccCTTTCTGTTCACAGCTCAGACTTTCCCttccaaacacatacacacacacacacacacacatacaaggcaGCAGATCCTTGCTGAAGGAATGGAGGGGTGTATGGGCACATGTTTACAGTCTGCTGGACCAGAAAACCGCAGGTAGCAGAACTGTGAGCTAAGGAAGTCAGTCAGAGAGACATGTGGTCTTTATTTCACCAATCCGATCTTCTTGGCCTCTGTTTCATATATCAACAGCCTCCACATTTTTACTATGAACACTTCTGCTTCTTCATCAAGAacctaaacacaaacagactggTTAGACAACTTCTTCAGACAAACTTAGACTAACAGCTCAATAAATTAATACCGCTTGGTAAATGAGGGTTACATGTAATACTTAGGACCAACTGTAAAATTACAGCTCAAATGAATCTGTTCACTGTTTCCTCTTACATGGCCGAGTCTACAGCCATTCTACAAGCTCTGTGAGAATGTAGTAAGAAACAGAGGCACTTTGATGTAAATGTTGCcatcaacatgctaacatgctcaaaCACTGAGAGATGTAAAGCAGGTATGATGTTAACCGCGATCACCATCTTAGttttgcatgttagcatgctaacatttgctaattaaaacactaaaaacaaagcaCTGCTGAGCCTGGCTGTGAGCCAGAGACTGGAATGTTAtcagttttgcaggtatttggtgaaaaacaaaaaccttggacaaattaaaaaattgACCTGATGATGGAGCTAGACTAAATTAAGAGACCACCGGAATGATAAAAGTGCATCAGGTTCAAATAGCCAATAACATGGGATTCATTTCAACTTACCATAGCAACATCATCAAGAATACCCTGAGGGGTGCTGTGTGCCATCAcctggggagagaaaaaaaaaacccatttgaTGACAATGAGCAACATGCTCAAAACTGCAACACCACAGACTCAAAGAGGACAGAAAATTCAGAAGAATTCATATTTTCCAAAGgaaccaaaactgaaaaaagagaaaatagtcTAAAACTTGTAAACTGTTTGCCTGATATAAAGTAACTCTGTTTTTTTCAGAGTTTCACAGAATAAACACAAACCTTTGAACAGACGAAATCAACGAGAGTGGGCTCCTCCTCGCCGATGTATTCAATAATCTTCTTATTAATCCATGGTCTAATGCGGCGATCCATCAGAgtctgcagaaagaaaaatcagaacACCTCATGGTTTAATGTTCAGTCACTGATCACATTATGATAGCAAATAAGGCCAATCAATTGCTAAATTGATGAACGCCGATGTAGAACAGAATATTTAGTCACTTCACTCTAGCTTTTAAAGAGCATTACAAATTATAGTGaagttaattaaaattaaaatagccTCAAATCCTGTCACAGACTTATTACCGAGTCAACCATAGCCCAATCCAGAGGGTAGGAGAAGAGCTCAGGCCTGGCAGTGGGGATCTTCTCAATAAGGCTCTTAATGTGCTTGCgtttctcctctgtgttgaTGCTGCCTTTGGCCCCTGAAATTTCAGCCCCGTCCAGCCCCAGACTCTTGTCGTCATCACCATAGTCCAGCGGAACCAGTTTCCTTTTGCGAGGTTGTTCATCAGCCTCCTCGTCATCAAACTTGTTGAAAACACTGTCCACGGTCGCCAGTTTCTTTCGCTTCCCTACGCTGAGCTGGCTGGGACTGTTGGTGGCTCCTGGAACAGGAAGGACACCAGTTTATTCTGGCACAAAGCCGTGAAGCCACAGAAATGGGTCTTTCCATGTCCTTGGATACTGTACTCACCCAGTTTGAGACTAAGGCCAATCTTGGGTCGATGTTCCTCGGGAGGTTGGACCTCAGGAGTGTTCTCGCCCGGAATGATGATGCCACAGGGAGATTCATTGCCGGGTGTGTTTGGAGTCACATTCCCACTGGCAGAGGACACTGAGGGAGCAGTAGTGATTGGTCGCATGACGGGTTTGAGTTGCGGTTTGGCTTCTTGTGAGTCCTCTCCATCGTGGTAGTCGTCATCCTCCCCTTCCTCCACATCGTCGTCCGAATGCTGCTGAGGGCCTCGGGGCGTTGGCTCCACGGGCCTTCCTGACCCTCTCTTTTCCCGTTCCCGATCTCTGTGAGCCTTCTCCTGGTTCACGTCCTCCTCAGGTTCAAGTTTCAGAGGGGGCTGTCGTCTGcgctctgcctcctcctccatctaCACAAACATATATCACGTATAAAAAGTGATCCAAGTCTCTTATACATGTCAGGAAATCTTCGGTGGCATTTTAAAGATTGATACACCAACATTacagacaacacaaaacaagtTTACATGTTCCTAAATTcctataaaacaaaatataattacaGAAACATTCTGAAAGACagttaaaagaacaaaaatccTCTGTGCCTCAAATAAAAAAGCTCTTGTATGTGAAAGAGAATAATTTTGCCTGAGGAAAAGATCGAGCTCCAGGGGGACTTACCCTCTGCAGTTCAGCATCAGGGTCAGGGTGACCCTCTGCGAGAAGCCTCTGTCtgatctcctccagctcctccttctccctcttccgGTCTCGCTCGTCCAGCTCggtttccttttctctgtcacgAAGACGCTTCTGCAAAGCACTGCCCCTGACAACAAGAATTACAGTGAGTGAAGTGatgtcaaaagcaaaaaaaagcatGCTCCACCCGCCTACATGTGCACGAAGAGGGTTACCTGTAGTATTTTGGGTCGTCTCTGTCGTCGTCATAATCTTCAAGGAATTCTTTCAGTCTTTTGGCTTCTTTCATCTGATTTTAAACGTACCGCAAACAGTATATGTACATAAATCCAGCAAGTCATGCTCACACATCTgacattaaaaactgtttaaaaccAATGGCAATGGCTATTTGCAAAACGCCCCTGTTGTGATTTGCATGCATGTATACCATTTCACGACGCCTCtcgtcctccctctctgtgtctttgctgtAGTCACGAGCTTTTTTCCTCTCACGGATCTCCCAGTTTTTCAGGCGCTttaagaagacagaaaaatgattcatcTGAGTCAGACATTCGTTCAGTTAATTTGacagtcatttttcatgtgCAATTATTTAAACTTAtgttcaatcaatcaatcaatcaaagtGAAAAGGGAGGTTAATATATGTACTTCTTGGTAAGCCGCCTCCTTATCTCGAAGCCTCCTCTCAAGTCTCCTCCGTTCGTAGACgtcctcctcatcatcttcaCGCTCTCGTTTTTTATCCTCTCTAGCCCTCTCTCTGTAGAAGACACATTATTGCTGTTAGTTTCTCCTTTTATATTAAAGTTAAAACCAGAGGGAAAAATATCAAGAATGGCAAAAGAAAGTCATGCACTTATTTCATTTAACATCAGTTTTACTTTTGCATGGCACAAGCTGCCAAAGCAGAACAGCATTTGAGAACAGTGGTTTCATTATGTCAAAGTTAAATGAGCATCCACACTTGCTGCCTAAGGCGCTTGCTACATttaatgcaatccaatacaacatCGTTGGAATACATATTAACCTTTATTAATTAAGTTTCAATGTTATTTTTTGACCTTGGAAACCAAATCACAAAAGATTATTAAAAGCTCTAGAATTTCTATTTTATGGACCTTGAGCTGAGTCTGTTTCGTCCACTTCCTGTATGAAGACTATCATACAGACATTTTATTGAGACTGGATCATTTTGTACTGGACTGTATTTGATGTAGCTGAGTGCACCTAATAAAGTGCCAACACAACATACACTTCTGTCTCCAATTTGTTCAGATAGTGAATAAATGATTAAGTGACACAAGAATCAAATCTCAATTTAAGTTCATTATTAGGTTACTGATTTATTACACTAAAGTACCAATACTATTTCCCACGAAAGACGCCAACACCCCTTGGGCTAATATGTAGAAACATATCATtattaaaatttcataaaaattaGACTTGTGTGAAACTGTTCTTATATTTCAAAGTAAAGAATTTGATCTGTAATTGCAGCCTCTCTGTCAGACAAGTCAGTTTAGAGTCATATGGAGTGTGTATGTCATCACTGACCTCGATCTGCTGCGATCTTCGCTGACGTCTCgactcctctccctctcccgctccctctctcgctccttCGTCCGCTCCCGTTCGCGGTCTCTCTCCCGCTCCCGGTCACGATCTCGGTCTCTTTCGCGCTCCttgtccctttctctctccctttccttttctttctcacgGTCGCGGCGCTCCCTCTCACGCTCCCGctctttgtccctctctctcctttccctctcgAGCTCCAGTcgctccttctctttctttcctttttcctcctccagtttCTGCAGGAGCCCAACAGGAAGAAAGGGGAGAATGTGTTACTAGATTCAAAACACTAAAAagaccatcatcatcatacataaatataaacagGTTAACAGCACATGATACTGAGAAATGGTTTAGACTCCCTGGGCCAGACATGCTCACATACTGCCATGACTCATTGCCTTGGAGAGGCTGGCTGCTGCGAGTGAGGAAGTCCTCTTAGCCCTGACGTTTCCTCCAGGAAAATGTAGATACTGCTCAATTCAGGACACACTTACGTAAAACCATACATTGCAGTTCATTCTTGAAAGACACCAAAAGAATTAAGGTAATTTTTGCTTAAATGAGGGGCTGAAATCTAAGGAAGTGGAA includes:
- the slc39a9 gene encoding zinc transporter ZIP9 — its product is MDDFSSISLLSLAMLVGCYVAGTIPLAVNFSEEKLKLITVLGAGLLCGTALAVIIPEGVHALYEEILEGGHHSHGQVGGVEASEPKVEADAALGASGKHEHSHEQLHACIGVSLVLGFVFMLLVDQIGSSHVHNTEDPESARVTSSKITTTLGLVVHAAADGVALGAAASTSQTSVQLIVFVAIMLHKAPAAFGLVSFLMHAGLERNRIRKHLLVFALAAPVLAMLTFLGLSQSSKEALSDINATGVAMLFSAGTFLYVATVHVLPEVGGGGHSHAPAGGNGGKGLSKVEVGALVLGCLIPLVLSVGHHH
- the rbm25a gene encoding RNA-binding protein 25 isoform X1; this translates as MSYPPPLNRQQIGIPQLPPRIPPPQYGGFAPAVPPGTPMIPVHMGVVTPTPTVLVPTTVAVAQKPMAPKKESGIIRAKDTEDSGGPTTTVFVGNISEKASDMLVRQLLAKCGIVLSWKRVQGASGKLQAFGFCEYKEPESTLRALRLLHELLLGDKKLLVKVDAKTKAQLDEWKAKKRSANGGTSGGSKNGDEDEEEILDEETLRRDQVVKGAIDVLIREYASELSAPLQDPDSQPRNKKRKEKKEEEDINAMEMEDDKRDLISREISKFRDTHKKLEEEKGKKEKERLELERERRERDKERERERERRDREKEKERERERDKERERDRDRDRERERDRERERTKERERERERERSRDVSEDRSRSRERAREDKKREREDDEEDVYERRRLERRLRDKEAAYQERLKNWEIRERKKARDYSKDTEREDERRREMMKEAKRLKEFLEDYDDDRDDPKYYRGSALQKRLRDREKETELDERDRKREKEELEEIRQRLLAEGHPDPDAELQRMEEEAERRRQPPLKLEPEEDVNQEKAHRDREREKRGSGRPVEPTPRGPQQHSDDDVEEGEDDDYHDGEDSQEAKPQLKPVMRPITTAPSVSSASGNVTPNTPGNESPCGIIIPGENTPEVQPPEEHRPKIGLSLKLGATNSPSQLSVGKRKKLATVDSVFNKFDDEEADEQPRKRKLVPLDYGDDDKSLGLDGAEISGAKGSINTEEKRKHIKSLIEKIPTARPELFSYPLDWAMVDSTLMDRRIRPWINKKIIEYIGEEEPTLVDFVCSKVMAHSTPQGILDDVAMVLDEEAEVFIVKMWRLLIYETEAKKIGLVK
- the rbm25a gene encoding RNA-binding protein 25 isoform X2, which produces MSYPPPLNRQQIGIPQLPPRIPPPQYGGFAPAVPPGTPMIPVHMGVVTPTPTVLVPTTVAVAQKPMAPKKESGIIRAKDTEDSGGPTTTVFVGNISEKASDMLVRQLLAKCGIVLSWKRVQGASGKLQAFGFCEYKEPESTLRALRLLHELLLGDKKLLVKVDAKTKAQLDEWKAKKRSANGGTSGGSKNGDEDEEEILDEETLRRDQVVKGAIDVLIREYASELSAPLQDPDSQPRNKKRKEKKEEDINAMEMEDDKRDLISREISKFRDTHKKLEEEKGKKEKERLELERERRERDKERERERERRDREKEKERERERDKERERDRDRDRERERDRERERTKERERERERERSRDVSEDRSRSRERAREDKKREREDDEEDVYERRRLERRLRDKEAAYQERLKNWEIRERKKARDYSKDTEREDERRREMMKEAKRLKEFLEDYDDDRDDPKYYRGSALQKRLRDREKETELDERDRKREKEELEEIRQRLLAEGHPDPDAELQRMEEEAERRRQPPLKLEPEEDVNQEKAHRDREREKRGSGRPVEPTPRGPQQHSDDDVEEGEDDDYHDGEDSQEAKPQLKPVMRPITTAPSVSSASGNVTPNTPGNESPCGIIIPGENTPEVQPPEEHRPKIGLSLKLGATNSPSQLSVGKRKKLATVDSVFNKFDDEEADEQPRKRKLVPLDYGDDDKSLGLDGAEISGAKGSINTEEKRKHIKSLIEKIPTARPELFSYPLDWAMVDSTLMDRRIRPWINKKIIEYIGEEEPTLVDFVCSKVMAHSTPQGILDDVAMVLDEEAEVFIVKMWRLLIYETEAKKIGLVK
- the rbm25a gene encoding RNA-binding protein 25 isoform X3 gives rise to the protein MSYPPPLNRQQIGIPQLPPRIPPPQYGGFAPAVPPGTPMIPVHMGVVTPTPTVLVPTTVAVAQKPMAPKKESGIIRAKDTEDSGGPTTTVFVGNISEKASDMLVRQLLAKCGIVLSWKRVQGASGKLQAFGFCEYKEPESTLRALRLLHELLLGDKKLLVKVDAKTKAQLDEWKAKKRSANGGTSGGSKNGDEDEEEILDEETLRRDQVVKGAIDVLIREYASELSAPLQDPDSQPRNKKRKEKKEEEDINAMEMEDDKRDLISREISKFRDTHKKLEEEKGKKEKERLELERERRERDKERERERERRDREKEKERERERDKERERDRDRDRERERDRERERTKERERERERERSRDVSEDRSRSRERAREDKKREREDDEEDVYERRRLERRLRDKEAAYQERLKNWEIRERKKARDYSKDTEREDERRREMMKEAKRLKEFLEDYDDDRDDPKYYSALQKRLRDREKETELDERDRKREKEELEEIRQRLLAEGHPDPDAELQRMEEEAERRRQPPLKLEPEEDVNQEKAHRDREREKRGSGRPVEPTPRGPQQHSDDDVEEGEDDDYHDGEDSQEAKPQLKPVMRPITTAPSVSSASGNVTPNTPGNESPCGIIIPGENTPEVQPPEEHRPKIGLSLKLGATNSPSQLSVGKRKKLATVDSVFNKFDDEEADEQPRKRKLVPLDYGDDDKSLGLDGAEISGAKGSINTEEKRKHIKSLIEKIPTARPELFSYPLDWAMVDSTLMDRRIRPWINKKIIEYIGEEEPTLVDFVCSKVMAHSTPQGILDDVAMVLDEEAEVFIVKMWRLLIYETEAKKIGLVK